One genomic window of Quercus lobata isolate SW786 chromosome 9, ValleyOak3.0 Primary Assembly, whole genome shotgun sequence includes the following:
- the LOC115958942 gene encoding metal transporter Nramp5-like isoform X3: MRSQEQQQQVIDVVPSSSSWGGGSNRIAALNLEGTPPPKITDSLDHKQFDHHDEDSKKPGWRKFLSYVGPGFLVSLAYLDPGNLETDLQAGANHRFELLWVILIGLIFALIIQSLAANLGVSTGKHLSELCKAEYPKYVKYCLWLLAEVAVIAADIPEVIGTAFALNILFHIPIWTGVLITGLSTLLLLGLQKYGVRKLELLITILVFVMAGCFFGEMGYVKPPAVAVLKGMFIPKLSGQGATGDAIALLGALVMPHNLFLHSALVLSRKIPNSVHGINSVLGRSSSTIYAIALLASGQSSTITGTYAGQFIMQGFLDLKMKKWIRNLMTRCIAITPSLIVSIIGGSNGSARLIIIASMILSFELPFALIPLLKFSSSATKMGPHKNSIYVIVISWILGIGIISINIYYLSTGFVDWLIHNNLPKVANVFVGLLVFPLMLVYILAIIYLTIRKDTVVTFVEPVKHDHLVAQNNMEHGLGNSCEVGELDHIPYREDLADIPLPE, from the exons ATGAGAAGCCAAGAACAACAGCAGCAAGTAATTGATGTTGTACCATCATCATCGTCATGGGGTGGAGGGAGCAATCGTATAGCCGCCCTTAATCTAGAGGGAACCCCACCCCCCAAAATCACTGATAGTCTTGATCATAAACAGTTTGATCATCATGATGAGGACTCTAAG AAACCTGGATGGAGAAAGTTCTTATCATATGTAGGCCCTGGATTTCTTGTCTCCTTAGCTTATCTTGACCCAGGCAATT TGGAAACTGATCTGCAGGCTGGAGCAAATCACAGATTTGAG CTACTGTGGGTGATACTTATTGGGTTGATCTTTGCGCTCATAATTCAATCGCTAGCTGCAAATCTTGGTGTAAGCACTG GCAAACACCTTTCAGAATTATGTAAGGCTGAGTACCCAAAATATGTCAAGTATTGCCTATGGTTGCTAGCAGAGGTTGCAGTCATAGCTGCTGACATACCCGAAg TGATTGGAACAGCCTTTGCGCTAAATATACTGTTCCACATCCCAATTTGGACTGGAGTTCTCATCACTGGTTTAAGTACTCTCTTACTTCTTGGCCTACAGAAATACGgg GTTAGGAAGCTGGAATTGCTGATAACAATACTAGTCTTTGTAATGGCTGGATGTTTCTTTGGAGAGATGGGCTATGTAAAGCCTCCAGCGGTTGCTGTGCTAAAGGGAATGTTTATACCCAAGCTCAGTGGCCAAGGAGCCACCGGGGATGCCATAGCACTTTTGGGTGCCCTTGTCATGCC GCACAATCTCTTTCTCCACTCGGCTCTTGTGCTATCCAGAAAAATACCAAATTCTGTCCATGGCATTAAT AGTGTATTGGGTCGGTCAAGCTCAACCATTTATGCCATTGCATTACTAGCCTCAGGGCAAAGCTCCACCATCACAGGCACTTATGCAGGGCAATTCATCATGCAG GGTTTCTTGGATCTTAAGATGAAAAAATGGATTAGAAACCTGATGACAAGGTGCATTGCCATTACACCTAGTCTTATTGTTTCCATTATTGGAGGATCTAATGGTTCAGCCAGACTTATCATCATTGCATCA ATGATACTTTCATTTGAGCTTCCATTTGCTCTAATCCCCCTCCTTAAATTCAGTAGCAGTGCCACAAAGATGGGACCACACAAGAATTCAATATAT GTTATTGTGATCTCGTGGATCCTAGGCATCGGAATCATTAGCATCAACATCTACTACCTGAGCACAGGCTTTGTGGATTGGCTAATTCACAACAATTTACCAAAGGTTGCAAATGTGTTCGTTGGGCTCCTAGTGTTTCCCTTAATGCTTGTCTACATCTTAGCAATCATCTATCTTACCATCCGAAAAGACACTGTTGTAACATTTGTTGAGCCTGTAAAGCATGACCACCTAGTAGCCCAAAACAACATGGAACACGGGCTAGGCAATTCTTGTGAGGTGGGCGAGTTGGATCACATTCCTTATAGAGAGGATTTGGCTGATATCCCACTACCAGagtga
- the LOC115958942 gene encoding metal transporter Nramp5-like isoform X1: protein MRSQEQQQQVIDVVPSSSSWGGGSNRIAALNLEGTPPPKITDSLDHKQFDHHDEDSKKPGWRKFLSYVGPGFLVSLAYLDPGNLETDLQAGANHRFELLWVILIGLIFALIIQSLAANLGVSTGKHLSELCKAEYPKYVKYCLWLLAEVAVIAADIPEVIGTAFALNILFHIPIWTGVLITGLSTLLLLGLQKYGVRKLELLITILVFVMAGCFFGEMGYVKPPAVAVLKGMFIPKLSGQGATGDAIALLGALVMPHNLFLHSALVLSRKIPNSVHGINDACRYFLIESGFALFVAFLINVAIVSVSGTVCSANNISNEIANQCNDLNLNSASFLLKSVLGRSSSTIYAIALLASGQSSTITGTYAGQFIMQGFLDLKMKKWIRNLMTRCIAITPSLIVSIIGGSNGSARLIIIASMILSFELPFALIPLLKFSSSATKMGPHKNSIYVIVISWILGIGIISINIYYLSTGFVDWLIHNNLPKVANVFVGLLVFPLMLVYILAIIYLTIRKDTVVTFVEPVKHDHLVAQNNMEHGLGNSCEVGELDHIPYREDLADIPLPE from the exons ATGAGAAGCCAAGAACAACAGCAGCAAGTAATTGATGTTGTACCATCATCATCGTCATGGGGTGGAGGGAGCAATCGTATAGCCGCCCTTAATCTAGAGGGAACCCCACCCCCCAAAATCACTGATAGTCTTGATCATAAACAGTTTGATCATCATGATGAGGACTCTAAG AAACCTGGATGGAGAAAGTTCTTATCATATGTAGGCCCTGGATTTCTTGTCTCCTTAGCTTATCTTGACCCAGGCAATT TGGAAACTGATCTGCAGGCTGGAGCAAATCACAGATTTGAG CTACTGTGGGTGATACTTATTGGGTTGATCTTTGCGCTCATAATTCAATCGCTAGCTGCAAATCTTGGTGTAAGCACTG GCAAACACCTTTCAGAATTATGTAAGGCTGAGTACCCAAAATATGTCAAGTATTGCCTATGGTTGCTAGCAGAGGTTGCAGTCATAGCTGCTGACATACCCGAAg TGATTGGAACAGCCTTTGCGCTAAATATACTGTTCCACATCCCAATTTGGACTGGAGTTCTCATCACTGGTTTAAGTACTCTCTTACTTCTTGGCCTACAGAAATACGgg GTTAGGAAGCTGGAATTGCTGATAACAATACTAGTCTTTGTAATGGCTGGATGTTTCTTTGGAGAGATGGGCTATGTAAAGCCTCCAGCGGTTGCTGTGCTAAAGGGAATGTTTATACCCAAGCTCAGTGGCCAAGGAGCCACCGGGGATGCCATAGCACTTTTGGGTGCCCTTGTCATGCC GCACAATCTCTTTCTCCACTCGGCTCTTGTGCTATCCAGAAAAATACCAAATTCTGTCCATGGCATTAAT GATGCATGTCGATATTTCCTAATAGAGAGCGGATTTGCATTGTTTGTTGCATTCCTAATCAATGTTGCAATTGTCTCTGTATCGGGCACCGTTTGCTCAGCCAATAATATCTCAAATGAGATTGCAAATCAATGCAATGATCTTAACCTCAACTCAGCCTCTTTCCTTCTCAAG AGTGTATTGGGTCGGTCAAGCTCAACCATTTATGCCATTGCATTACTAGCCTCAGGGCAAAGCTCCACCATCACAGGCACTTATGCAGGGCAATTCATCATGCAG GGTTTCTTGGATCTTAAGATGAAAAAATGGATTAGAAACCTGATGACAAGGTGCATTGCCATTACACCTAGTCTTATTGTTTCCATTATTGGAGGATCTAATGGTTCAGCCAGACTTATCATCATTGCATCA ATGATACTTTCATTTGAGCTTCCATTTGCTCTAATCCCCCTCCTTAAATTCAGTAGCAGTGCCACAAAGATGGGACCACACAAGAATTCAATATAT GTTATTGTGATCTCGTGGATCCTAGGCATCGGAATCATTAGCATCAACATCTACTACCTGAGCACAGGCTTTGTGGATTGGCTAATTCACAACAATTTACCAAAGGTTGCAAATGTGTTCGTTGGGCTCCTAGTGTTTCCCTTAATGCTTGTCTACATCTTAGCAATCATCTATCTTACCATCCGAAAAGACACTGTTGTAACATTTGTTGAGCCTGTAAAGCATGACCACCTAGTAGCCCAAAACAACATGGAACACGGGCTAGGCAATTCTTGTGAGGTGGGCGAGTTGGATCACATTCCTTATAGAGAGGATTTGGCTGATATCCCACTACCAGagtga
- the LOC115958942 gene encoding metal transporter Nramp5-like isoform X4: MRSQEQQQQVIDVVPSSSSWGGGSNRIAALNLEGTPPPKITDSLDHKQFDHHDEDSKKPGWRKFLSYVGPGFLVSLAYLDPGNLETDLQAGANHRFELLWVILIGLIFALIIQSLAANLGVSTGKHLSELCKAEYPKYVKYCLWLLAEVAVIAADIPEVIGTAFALNILFHIPIWTGVLITGLSTLLLLGLQKYGVRKLELLITILVFVMAGCFFGEMGYVKPPAVAVLKGMFIPKLSGQGATGDAIALLGALVMPHNLFLHSALVLSRKIPNSVHGINDACRYFLIESGFALFVAFLINVAIVSVSGTVCSANNISNEIANQCNDLNLNSASFLLKSVLGRSSSTIYAIALLASGQSSTITGTYAGQFIMQGFLDLKMKKWIRNLMTR, translated from the exons ATGAGAAGCCAAGAACAACAGCAGCAAGTAATTGATGTTGTACCATCATCATCGTCATGGGGTGGAGGGAGCAATCGTATAGCCGCCCTTAATCTAGAGGGAACCCCACCCCCCAAAATCACTGATAGTCTTGATCATAAACAGTTTGATCATCATGATGAGGACTCTAAG AAACCTGGATGGAGAAAGTTCTTATCATATGTAGGCCCTGGATTTCTTGTCTCCTTAGCTTATCTTGACCCAGGCAATT TGGAAACTGATCTGCAGGCTGGAGCAAATCACAGATTTGAG CTACTGTGGGTGATACTTATTGGGTTGATCTTTGCGCTCATAATTCAATCGCTAGCTGCAAATCTTGGTGTAAGCACTG GCAAACACCTTTCAGAATTATGTAAGGCTGAGTACCCAAAATATGTCAAGTATTGCCTATGGTTGCTAGCAGAGGTTGCAGTCATAGCTGCTGACATACCCGAAg TGATTGGAACAGCCTTTGCGCTAAATATACTGTTCCACATCCCAATTTGGACTGGAGTTCTCATCACTGGTTTAAGTACTCTCTTACTTCTTGGCCTACAGAAATACGgg GTTAGGAAGCTGGAATTGCTGATAACAATACTAGTCTTTGTAATGGCTGGATGTTTCTTTGGAGAGATGGGCTATGTAAAGCCTCCAGCGGTTGCTGTGCTAAAGGGAATGTTTATACCCAAGCTCAGTGGCCAAGGAGCCACCGGGGATGCCATAGCACTTTTGGGTGCCCTTGTCATGCC GCACAATCTCTTTCTCCACTCGGCTCTTGTGCTATCCAGAAAAATACCAAATTCTGTCCATGGCATTAAT GATGCATGTCGATATTTCCTAATAGAGAGCGGATTTGCATTGTTTGTTGCATTCCTAATCAATGTTGCAATTGTCTCTGTATCGGGCACCGTTTGCTCAGCCAATAATATCTCAAATGAGATTGCAAATCAATGCAATGATCTTAACCTCAACTCAGCCTCTTTCCTTCTCAAG AGTGTATTGGGTCGGTCAAGCTCAACCATTTATGCCATTGCATTACTAGCCTCAGGGCAAAGCTCCACCATCACAGGCACTTATGCAGGGCAATTCATCATGCAG GGTTTCTTGGATCTTAAGATGAAAAAATGGATTAGAAACCTGATGACAAG ATGA
- the LOC115958942 gene encoding metal transporter Nramp5-like isoform X2, producing MRSQEQQQQVIDVVPSSSSWGGGSNRIAALNLEGTPPPKITDSLDHKQFDHHDEDSKKPGWRKFLSYVGPGFLVSLAYLDPGNLETDLQAGANHRFELLWVILIGLIFALIIQSLAANLGVSTGKHLSELCKAEYPKYVKYCLWLLAEVAVIAADIPEVIGTAFALNILFHIPIWTGVLITGLSTLLLLGLQKYGVRKLELLITILVFVMAGCFFGEMGYVKPPAVAVLKGMFIPKLSGQGATGDAIALLGALVMPHNLFLHSALVLSRKIPNSVHGINDACRYFLIESGFALFVAFLINVAIVSVSGTVCSANNISNEIANQCNDLNLNSASFLLKSVLGRSSSTIYAIALLASGQSSTITGTYAGQFIMQMILSFELPFALIPLLKFSSSATKMGPHKNSIYVIVISWILGIGIISINIYYLSTGFVDWLIHNNLPKVANVFVGLLVFPLMLVYILAIIYLTIRKDTVVTFVEPVKHDHLVAQNNMEHGLGNSCEVGELDHIPYREDLADIPLPE from the exons ATGAGAAGCCAAGAACAACAGCAGCAAGTAATTGATGTTGTACCATCATCATCGTCATGGGGTGGAGGGAGCAATCGTATAGCCGCCCTTAATCTAGAGGGAACCCCACCCCCCAAAATCACTGATAGTCTTGATCATAAACAGTTTGATCATCATGATGAGGACTCTAAG AAACCTGGATGGAGAAAGTTCTTATCATATGTAGGCCCTGGATTTCTTGTCTCCTTAGCTTATCTTGACCCAGGCAATT TGGAAACTGATCTGCAGGCTGGAGCAAATCACAGATTTGAG CTACTGTGGGTGATACTTATTGGGTTGATCTTTGCGCTCATAATTCAATCGCTAGCTGCAAATCTTGGTGTAAGCACTG GCAAACACCTTTCAGAATTATGTAAGGCTGAGTACCCAAAATATGTCAAGTATTGCCTATGGTTGCTAGCAGAGGTTGCAGTCATAGCTGCTGACATACCCGAAg TGATTGGAACAGCCTTTGCGCTAAATATACTGTTCCACATCCCAATTTGGACTGGAGTTCTCATCACTGGTTTAAGTACTCTCTTACTTCTTGGCCTACAGAAATACGgg GTTAGGAAGCTGGAATTGCTGATAACAATACTAGTCTTTGTAATGGCTGGATGTTTCTTTGGAGAGATGGGCTATGTAAAGCCTCCAGCGGTTGCTGTGCTAAAGGGAATGTTTATACCCAAGCTCAGTGGCCAAGGAGCCACCGGGGATGCCATAGCACTTTTGGGTGCCCTTGTCATGCC GCACAATCTCTTTCTCCACTCGGCTCTTGTGCTATCCAGAAAAATACCAAATTCTGTCCATGGCATTAAT GATGCATGTCGATATTTCCTAATAGAGAGCGGATTTGCATTGTTTGTTGCATTCCTAATCAATGTTGCAATTGTCTCTGTATCGGGCACCGTTTGCTCAGCCAATAATATCTCAAATGAGATTGCAAATCAATGCAATGATCTTAACCTCAACTCAGCCTCTTTCCTTCTCAAG AGTGTATTGGGTCGGTCAAGCTCAACCATTTATGCCATTGCATTACTAGCCTCAGGGCAAAGCTCCACCATCACAGGCACTTATGCAGGGCAATTCATCATGCAG ATGATACTTTCATTTGAGCTTCCATTTGCTCTAATCCCCCTCCTTAAATTCAGTAGCAGTGCCACAAAGATGGGACCACACAAGAATTCAATATAT GTTATTGTGATCTCGTGGATCCTAGGCATCGGAATCATTAGCATCAACATCTACTACCTGAGCACAGGCTTTGTGGATTGGCTAATTCACAACAATTTACCAAAGGTTGCAAATGTGTTCGTTGGGCTCCTAGTGTTTCCCTTAATGCTTGTCTACATCTTAGCAATCATCTATCTTACCATCCGAAAAGACACTGTTGTAACATTTGTTGAGCCTGTAAAGCATGACCACCTAGTAGCCCAAAACAACATGGAACACGGGCTAGGCAATTCTTGTGAGGTGGGCGAGTTGGATCACATTCCTTATAGAGAGGATTTGGCTGATATCCCACTACCAGagtga